Proteins encoded within one genomic window of Lysinibacillus sphaericus:
- a CDS encoding polysaccharide pyruvyl transferase family protein, translating to MKIGIVGNYGNDNNGDESILYGILQQVKQTFSVTSDDITVFSNNTQQTSARYGVHSYPLYYKKGNLYKTFIHTYKNNKQYVANFDLLIIGGGGILMDFYKREAHLYGTYAMMAKQNNIPYIIYGCGAGPLDTFSGKISIRVMCRYAANISVRDPQSKKLLHSIGVKKPIEVIGDPAFTLKGDRKDYAEKPIKIGVSAVPYYNANYWPEGNVAKYDAYVTGMAKNLDQVISEQNVHITFFATKFPQDVTVTKDIQKKMQHHAHTEIIEENLVPERLLEVTGEQDIIIGTRLHSLILATNSETPIIAVSYHTKVQDFMSFVGASDRCLQMQDIEDDEKALSKLVGKLSSNWEQSIAETKQIATHIHKEAMYGQELMKKAVTRL from the coding sequence ATGAAAATAGGCATTGTGGGGAATTACGGCAATGATAATAATGGTGATGAATCAATATTATACGGCATTCTTCAACAAGTAAAACAAACATTTTCGGTAACGAGTGACGACATTACCGTTTTTAGTAATAACACACAACAAACATCCGCGCGTTATGGGGTACATAGCTATCCATTGTATTATAAAAAGGGCAACTTATATAAAACGTTTATCCATACGTATAAAAATAACAAACAATATGTAGCAAACTTTGACCTCCTCATTATTGGTGGTGGTGGTATTTTAATGGATTTTTATAAGCGTGAAGCCCATCTTTATGGAACATATGCAATGATGGCAAAACAAAATAATATTCCCTACATTATTTACGGATGTGGTGCAGGACCACTAGATACATTTTCAGGAAAAATTAGTATCCGTGTTATGTGTCGTTATGCAGCAAATATCTCTGTGCGTGATCCTCAGTCTAAAAAACTTTTACACAGTATTGGGGTCAAAAAACCGATAGAAGTCATTGGTGACCCTGCATTTACGTTAAAAGGGGATCGCAAAGATTACGCGGAAAAGCCAATAAAAATTGGTGTTTCAGCTGTTCCGTACTATAATGCAAACTATTGGCCAGAAGGAAATGTAGCAAAATACGATGCATATGTAACAGGTATGGCGAAAAATTTAGATCAAGTCATTTCTGAGCAAAACGTTCACATTACATTTTTTGCAACAAAGTTTCCGCAAGATGTAACCGTGACAAAAGATATTCAGAAAAAAATGCAACATCATGCTCATACAGAAATAATTGAGGAAAATCTTGTGCCTGAACGTTTACTTGAAGTGACAGGCGAGCAAGATATTATAATTGGTACGCGTTTACACTCGCTAATATTGGCGACCAATTCAGAGACTCCCATTATTGCTGTATCCTATCATACAAAGGTGCAGGATTTTATGTCCTTTGTCGGCGCATCAGATCGATGCTTACAGATGCAGGATATAGAAGATGATGAGAAAGCTCTTTCTAAATTAGTTGGCAAACTAAGTAGCAATTGGGAACAGTCAATTGCAGAGACGAAACAAATTGCTACACATATTCATAAAGAGGCCATGTATGGTCAGGAATTAATGAAAAAGGCAGTGACACGTCTATGA
- a CDS encoding S-layer homology domain-containing protein has translation MKRIAKILLILVVMMSIVVSPLNAYAFQTVKKDYPLSKGVQYNQYTYSNTYTNSINHLTINVGDATTEVQLGMPAAVNGKESTVANANRHSREGNRVVGAINASFYNMSEGYPLFLLAKNNVILNGGAVSNGSDQYMNVPTAFGMNSDGRGVIDYFDFDVTLAHNGTKYEMSGLNRIRNINEAIIYTPQFYSKTTDTNEFGFEMVVDTGSPITENTFGQTLTGKVTQIKPYGSKDKLTIPSTGFVVSLQGGDWHKKLSHVAVGDEMSVNFSIDQLWQNAQFILASGPYLVKDGKPYIMMSTTSSRAKEVAPRTVVATSNNGQTVHFITVDGRQSHSKGMNMVQLANYLVALGVDRALNLDGGGSTTMGIRNYGSNNVVLANLPSNSGNTQRLVSATLQAVSTAPNGKAKHIKFTNSTNYATLLVGASSSVAVQYVLDDNFTTLPLDGHVTLASQNQTLQINGLNYTATQAGEERIYIGYDGAAVQSFQVKVVDAPTTMAVTPSSKTVGAGESVKFTIDAKDDAGKPIVYDPSQVKWSVEGNIGTITSDGKFTAQNAGTTGKVIATLGTKSQVATVTVAKPALFKDIPNNYVYFKEIEYLTSQNIITGQADGTFRPNDKLTRAHAAVIISRALGLNTKNVKNPNFKDIPANHIYFKEIAAVVEAGIMSGRENNTFDPNATLTRAQMAKIVAIAYQLNGTSGIAFKDVPKDHWAYTFVQQLAANKITTGYDGNIFKPNEAISRAHFGLFLYRAIHK, from the coding sequence ATGAAAAGAATAGCAAAAATTTTACTGATTTTAGTTGTAATGATGTCGATTGTTGTTAGTCCGCTAAATGCCTATGCATTTCAAACAGTAAAGAAGGATTACCCACTTTCAAAAGGTGTGCAGTATAACCAATATACATACAGCAATACCTATACAAACTCTATTAATCACTTAACGATTAATGTTGGTGATGCAACGACAGAAGTACAATTAGGAATGCCCGCAGCAGTCAATGGAAAAGAATCGACAGTAGCAAATGCGAATCGTCATTCTCGTGAGGGAAATCGAGTAGTTGGTGCTATTAATGCAAGTTTTTATAATATGTCTGAAGGCTATCCATTATTTTTACTAGCTAAAAATAATGTTATTTTAAATGGTGGTGCAGTTTCAAACGGTTCCGACCAATATATGAACGTTCCAACGGCTTTTGGTATGAATTCGGATGGTCGTGGGGTCATTGATTATTTTGATTTTGACGTCACACTAGCCCATAATGGCACGAAATATGAAATGTCAGGCTTAAATCGTATTCGTAATATAAATGAAGCGATTATTTACACACCACAGTTTTATAGTAAAACAACAGATACAAATGAATTCGGATTTGAAATGGTAGTAGACACAGGTTCACCGATTACAGAAAATACATTTGGTCAAACGTTAACTGGTAAAGTCACACAAATTAAGCCTTACGGTTCGAAAGATAAATTAACGATTCCATCTACTGGCTTCGTTGTATCTTTACAGGGTGGCGATTGGCACAAAAAGTTAAGCCATGTAGCGGTTGGCGATGAAATGAGTGTTAACTTTTCAATTGACCAACTTTGGCAAAATGCACAATTTATCTTAGCTAGCGGTCCTTATCTAGTAAAGGATGGCAAACCTTATATTATGATGAGCACAACAAGTTCACGTGCAAAAGAAGTTGCGCCACGTACAGTAGTGGCTACAAGTAATAATGGACAAACTGTACATTTCATTACAGTAGACGGACGTCAAAGCCATAGTAAGGGCATGAATATGGTGCAACTTGCTAATTATTTAGTGGCACTTGGGGTTGATAGAGCCCTTAATTTAGATGGCGGTGGTTCAACAACGATGGGAATTCGAAACTACGGCAGTAATAATGTTGTTTTAGCGAATTTACCTTCTAATTCAGGGAATACACAACGTCTTGTATCTGCCACACTACAAGCGGTAAGTACGGCGCCAAATGGCAAGGCGAAACACATTAAATTTACGAATAGTACAAACTATGCAACATTGTTAGTAGGTGCTTCATCGAGTGTCGCAGTACAATACGTTTTAGATGATAACTTTACGACACTACCACTAGATGGTCATGTAACGTTAGCTTCTCAAAACCAAACATTACAGATTAATGGTTTAAACTATACAGCAACGCAAGCTGGTGAGGAACGCATTTACATCGGCTATGATGGCGCCGCGGTACAATCATTCCAAGTCAAAGTAGTAGATGCTCCTACAACAATGGCTGTTACGCCAAGCTCTAAAACAGTTGGAGCAGGTGAATCTGTGAAATTTACTATCGACGCAAAAGATGATGCAGGTAAGCCGATTGTTTATGATCCATCTCAAGTGAAATGGTCCGTAGAAGGCAATATTGGTACCATTACAAGCGATGGTAAGTTTACCGCACAAAATGCTGGTACAACAGGTAAGGTCATTGCAACTTTAGGTACGAAGAGTCAAGTTGCTACGGTTACTGTAGCGAAGCCAGCGCTATTTAAAGATATTCCAAATAATTACGTATACTTTAAAGAGATTGAATATTTAACGTCTCAAAATATTATTACGGGACAGGCCGATGGAACATTTAGACCGAATGACAAACTGACACGTGCACATGCAGCTGTCATTATTAGCCGTGCACTAGGTTTAAATACAAAAAATGTGAAAAATCCAAACTTCAAAGATATACCGGCAAATCACATTTACTTTAAAGAAATTGCAGCCGTTGTAGAAGCAGGCATTATGAGTGGCCGCGAAAACAATACTTTTGACCCGAATGCAACATTAACACGAGCACAAATGGCGAAAATTGTTGCCATCGCATATCAATTAAATGGAACAAGTGGTATTGCCTTTAAGGATGTTCCAAAAGATCATTGGGCGTATACATTTGTACAACAACTAGCTGCTAACAAAATTACGACAGGCTATGATGGTAACATTTTTAAACCAAATGAAGCGATTAGTCGAGCACATTTCGGTTTGTTCCTTTATAGAGCAATTCATAAGTAA
- a CDS encoding S-layer homology domain-containing protein, translating to MKKLSIIALIMTIVSLLFWQPQLASADELSGHAHEKGLRYLISKNAIVTDANGSYRPNDNVTRGEFASYLAKVMKLEGNNGMVFTDVPDTYVYATDIQLAATAGIITGYIDGSFKPDAAISRQHMAIMLERAIDYLKIPKGTSSITFKDNASIIKDYRSAVAIGAQLGIIIGSDGYFMPEKNATIGQAATFIQRLMLLAGDGAADVSTYAIKEISNGTLVGNQGFSSFEAAEKAITKNTQVIVQKDKIVKMSSGYVVTNNYVALYSETIKDQIAVAGNTEMEYISSDATQVKVRLAGQVGYLKQADVTLIPFSLSKGRSYYSVENGEIKHTLYDYKTNKYSSSYVYGKAPAFMKQGEKYYSWNGIYFTNGNGSSKGEAYNYYQFLPARATTQYTAEEIDAYILNKLAEIESTGITLYKDATTKSKLIGLGKTLKEVEANSKINAMLILALAQHESAYGMSDHAQNLNNLFGLYVYDTNPLNKKFDSVAANINELVEKFLQPNYITPGGSPGRNYANGAVVGSKALGFNVKYASDPFWGAKIAGHYYRAEKALGFKDANNPYKIGLTTTAGLNVRLETSTSNSPLFTYVRSGMPVIIVNTDINGWHEVLSDKLHTGSAYISKDYIKLIDTVK from the coding sequence ATGAAAAAACTATCAATCATTGCATTGATTATGACAATAGTTAGCTTGCTCTTTTGGCAACCCCAACTAGCATCTGCCGATGAACTTTCAGGGCATGCACACGAAAAGGGTCTTCGTTATTTAATTTCAAAAAATGCTATAGTAACGGATGCTAATGGCAGTTACCGCCCTAATGACAATGTTACACGCGGAGAATTTGCTTCGTATTTAGCAAAGGTCATGAAGCTTGAAGGGAATAACGGTATGGTATTTACCGATGTACCTGATACATATGTGTATGCAACCGATATTCAGCTTGCTGCTACAGCCGGCATTATAACTGGCTACATAGACGGGTCATTTAAGCCTGATGCTGCCATTTCAAGACAACATATGGCCATTATGTTGGAGAGAGCTATTGATTATTTAAAAATTCCTAAAGGTACGTCATCCATTACATTTAAGGATAATGCTTCTATTATTAAAGACTACCGTTCTGCTGTAGCAATCGGTGCACAGTTAGGCATCATCATTGGTTCTGATGGCTACTTTATGCCCGAAAAAAATGCAACAATTGGACAAGCTGCAACGTTCATTCAACGTTTGATGTTACTAGCTGGTGATGGAGCTGCCGACGTCTCAACGTATGCGATTAAGGAAATTTCAAATGGTACACTAGTTGGCAATCAAGGCTTTTCAAGTTTTGAAGCTGCTGAAAAAGCAATCACAAAAAATACACAAGTGATTGTCCAAAAAGATAAAATTGTGAAAATGTCCTCCGGCTATGTTGTCACGAATAATTATGTTGCACTTTATTCTGAAACGATTAAAGACCAAATCGCTGTTGCAGGTAATACAGAGATGGAATATATCAGCAGTGATGCCACACAAGTAAAAGTGAGATTAGCAGGTCAGGTTGGCTATTTAAAACAAGCAGATGTCACGTTAATTCCTTTTTCCCTAAGTAAAGGACGCTCTTACTACTCCGTCGAAAATGGTGAAATTAAACATACGCTATACGATTACAAAACAAATAAATATTCTTCAAGCTATGTTTACGGAAAAGCACCTGCCTTCATGAAACAAGGTGAAAAATACTATAGCTGGAATGGCATTTATTTCACCAATGGAAATGGTTCTTCGAAAGGTGAAGCTTATAACTATTATCAATTTTTACCTGCACGCGCAACAACACAATATACAGCAGAAGAAATTGATGCTTACATTTTGAATAAGCTTGCTGAGATTGAAAGTACAGGTATTACGCTTTATAAAGATGCTACAACAAAAAGTAAGTTAATTGGTTTAGGAAAGACGTTAAAAGAAGTTGAGGCAAACTCAAAAATTAATGCCATGCTAATATTGGCACTTGCGCAACATGAAAGTGCTTATGGTATGAGTGACCATGCCCAAAACTTAAACAACCTATTTGGTTTATATGTTTATGACACAAACCCACTTAACAAAAAATTCGATAGCGTCGCTGCTAACATTAACGAACTTGTTGAGAAGTTTTTACAACCAAACTATATAACGCCAGGTGGTTCTCCAGGTAGAAACTACGCAAATGGTGCTGTAGTTGGTTCTAAGGCACTTGGCTTTAACGTAAAATATGCATCCGATCCATTTTGGGGTGCAAAAATTGCTGGCCATTACTACCGTGCTGAAAAAGCATTAGGCTTCAAAGATGCAAATAATCCATATAAAATTGGCTTAACAACTACTGCGGGCTTAAATGTTCGTTTAGAGACTTCAACTAGTAATAGTCCACTCTTCACATATGTGCGCAGTGGTATGCCAGTTATCATCGTTAACACGGACATCAATGGCTGGCATGAAGTACTATCTGACAAACTTCATACAGGCTCTGCTTACATTAGTAAAGATTATATTAAGCTGATAGATACAGTGAAATAA